The nucleotide sequence TCTGAATGCCGTGACGACACAGACGACATGCTTTGAGACATCTACAAAGAAAAGGATTAGAACAATGTGACTGGTGTTACACAGAAAAGTTAACAATACTGACTACAACTGACTTTCCATGGGacttattttaacatttgtgtGAATGGGGATTTGTAAATTACAGGTTTAGTAATTAGTATTATTACCTTTACCCACTGACACTGTTATGTTAAAATCTAATTCTAGCTGTACCGTTCTTTGTGAATAAAGCAATATCAGGATTGACCGGAAAGAACCACAAAAGCAAAATCTTAACATTTATATTAATATGTATGTTTATGCTTCAATAACATTCATCATTTTGCACATTCTAATGACACtcttggtaaaaaaaaacaactcatttcTTCTTTGGCCTCATATGTCAAGATTTTACTCTTTGATGCTACTGCCACCTAGAGGAGCAGATGTTACATAGCCCATAGTTATAATAATGAACTGACCAGTCTCTGACTGAGGCgcttgttttcttcttccttcatGTGTAAAGTCTGAAACACATATTAGATGGATTAAACAGATaaagacatacaaaaacaaagctttCTGTTCTAGCAAATGTACTAACATAGGTGCAGTATGTATACTTACCCTCTCAAGTAAGATTATCCGCTGTTTCTCCTCTGACATCATATTAtcactacaacaacaacaaaaatacagatcAAAAACGGTCAGCTGTATGCAGtataataaaacattaagaCAATTGTATATATGGTCTTCTAGCAGGTTTTAATgggaataaaagaaaacttaCACTGTCTGATCCTAGCCTGCCTTCCTTCCACTGTCAAATGTCCCTTTTGTCCATCCATAGTTTACACAATAGACTCCTTCTTCAATAACGCAAAGGTCTGTTTCTCTGGCTAGCAATCAGTTACATAAAATCCTAACAAACCTTACACTACTTATAAATGGAGCCTCCTTCAGGGCTGATCTACTACAGTTTAATTTTACACCAACACACGAGAAAACAAAATCGAAGTATTGCAGCAATGTGTGcgtacaaaaatgaaaagaattggTCATGAAAGTGGCGAAGCATTTCAGATACTTAAGAGCATCTCACTGCTTGTACCAGCATGTCTTTGCATAAAAGTATTTAAATTCTAAGTCCAACTTGGAAACTAAAATCCTAGTAATTCAGATTACACAGCTGAACAGTTTTAACTGGGAAGAAAGACTGTGTGTATCCTGCCTACATCACTTGTCCTCCATGTTCACTGTCAAAattctgaccaaaaaaaaggcTTCTGAAGCTTGTGTTACTCAACAGGTTTCTAATACAACATTTACCAGGCTTAAAGCACAGGCCTTAAGCAGGTTGAGActatgcatgttaatgtgttGTTCTCCCCAGTGACTTGgttttgtgtgcatgtaaacACGGAACTGTAAATTATATAATGTGACAACACAATCACTGGGACATATctcacactgtaaacaacacaatgtTTATTGTAGGGTAGACGCTTACTGGACTGTCACCATGCTGGCTTCCACTGCTGAATCAACATGTTCGTCATCTCGAATGGCTGCCACAGAGGCCAGTCTGTCAGATTCAGCCAGGGGCTCAGAAGAACAAGCCTCAGAAACAGGCAGAGCTCTAGCTGTTGCTCCAGCCTCTGTGACCTCGTGAGCAGAGGGGTTTGAGGCAAAGAAGGCAGAGGAGACCAGTGCAGTGCTGCGCATGCGGTTAAGCTCTTCTTCCAAGTGTTTCTTTTCCTGCATCACACTAGCCCGGTCCTCAGACAGTGTCTCTATCAGAGCTGCAATACGTTAAGATAAATGAGAAACACTGACAGACACAGCATGCCTAAATAtgcattctaaaaatgtttcaatGGATGGATATAGCAACGAGTAGTAAGGAATAGGAAAACCGCTGAATatcttttgcacatatttttaacAATACTGTGTTACATctctttttgacaaaaaaaagtatgtttttaaaatgagtaacatgctttaaaacacaaattacacCACTGGTTACTAGACATATTTAAAGAGAtaccaaaaatacattttagacacaaaaaatgacacttttcaCTAATCAGTCAGTATGAATAGTACAGCACTCACCTTTGTCCTTCTCTTGCTGTTGAGTAACTTTCCGCAACTTCTCTGTGAGCTCATTGATGATCTGCTCCTTCTTCAGCTTTTCTCGGGTTAGAACAGTGTTGAAATTTGTctggacaaacaaaaaaaaaatagttttaaactttaacaaGCTAAGCAACTATTTTGATGACCACACAAATGTTACATCAAAGCACAAAGGATGGTTTTTAACTGCTAAGTTCTAAAGATGCAGGTTAGCCTGCAACCATGCGAGTTCTTGTATTGTATTGGACTTTATCTCTTCACTATGTATTATATCtgtcaataaataaacaaaactgaagcaGAATTATATGATCCCAACTGTTACATTAAAAATAGGCAACTAAATTTGGCATTTTCTGTGCAGAACAGCACTCTAACCAGATTAAAATCTGAAGGTAGTGCACCAGAGAAAGGTCTGATGTCTCCATAACAGGAATGCATAGTAAACAATGTAAACACTAAATCATGCAATACAAATCATATGGCAGAGTACAGAGGAAAAGTAAGAGGAAAACCTTTCTGCTTTCCATTTGGTGTAAAGCAATCAGAAAGATCAAGATTAAGGAAAGCCTAGAAAACAATGGATATGCTGAATAACTGAATTAAAAGACTGATCTGCAGAGTTGCAAGGCTCAacttaaaacaaatgaaactgtCTGTGCAGTAACtattaaaatcaaatgtttcGCAAGGTACTCATTACTTAAGGGTGCACCAGAGAGAGGTCTGATGTTTCAAtaacagaaatgcaaaaaaaaaaaaattgtgtaaacACTAAGTCCCTTAATCTGAATCATATGGCAGagtaaagaaggaaaaataagAGTAAAACTTTTCTGCTGCCCCTGTGACTTCCTTTGGTGCAAAGCGATCAGAGAGAAGAAGATTAGGgccagcacagaaaaaaaatgatttgctggataaattaattaaaagacTGATCTGTAAAGGTGCAACTTAAAATCAAACTCAGTCAGTACTACTAAAGAATAAATGTTTCACTGGGTAAGTACTTACTACTGTATTGAATTGCTCAGTTTAACATTCACTATTCAGTAAATGTAGTTAGGAAAGCAATTCACATCTCACTACATAGATTGCCAGTTTATTTGGTCCACCTGACtaaaattaaatgcatttaataCAACAGTCCCAGCTATGCGCCCTACTCTCATGAAGGTTAAAGAGATGCTGATTAAACTTTACAGGCATTTTGGGGGCTGTTGTTTATGGTGCTGTGGAAGTGTATTGCCTTATCCTGATTAGTGTGTGTGCAAAAAGCAAATAGCTCTATCAGATGTAAGCTTGGAACTTTAGTACTGCTTACGTTTCAAGCAGTTTAAAGATCAAAATTATTACTAGGAAGAATATAGCATCAATTAAGGCAATATTAATTTCctgtacaataaaaaaaataataataaaagttaaGTTATTGCTACACATCAACATCCAAAGTACAGCGCCTTTAAATATTGCTTAGAGCCCAAATACAAACCTGCTGTTCTGCGATTAGAGACGTCTTGAGGTTCTGTATCtcctcattcttcttcttctccaagAGCTCCATCTGTGTCTGCAGGGAAGCCCTCTCCTGCTGCAGGCGCTCTTGTAGTGCTGAGTCTAGAGACAGAGGTGCTCCGGCATCTGTACGCCCCTCAGCGTGCAGCGACAACCCTTCCTCACTGAAAGCCACACAGTAAACTTTAATTCTGACAAAGGAATTATGTAATAATAGCGCCTAAATACACATATAGGGAAAAGATAAATAAGAGTTAATTCTTAATCAACAGCTCAATAGATTGTTCACATATCCAACCCTAGATTTTCTTTTAGTGTGTAGTTCTATATACCCTAACCCCATCCACTACAGTCAGGTTTTGTAActtaaaaaacagataaaccAATACTTAATTtctatttgtgatatttttgtaactaagacaaaaaaaataaaaaaaatcacctttttgAGGACTGTCTCTCAtgaagctcattctcaagttgTCTGATTTTGTCTGACAGtcttttctccatctcctccttctgctgctCTAACTCTTTAAAGGCATCTGGTGTTGCAGCCTTCGCGACCTCTTCTTTTTCAGCTGCCTGTCTGTCCTGCTCTAGTTTTTTAGAGAGCAGGTCATTTTCTGCCTGCAAACTGCTGATAACAGTCCTCAGCTCCTGCTCCAGCTCTTGGAAACTCCtcaactgcttttctttttcttcactgaATGCAGCCACTTTCTGATCTAATTCTTCTTtaactttctgctgctgctcagcatgttttttctcAGCATCCTGGGCTTGCTGTTGTAGAGAAGAGAGCTTGCTGCGCAACAAAATAGTCTCCTCATCATGCCTGTCCACCAGCTCTGAAATGCAGTGGTCCTTCTCAATCCTCATGAGAGTCCTCAGCTCTGCTAGATCCACTTCATACTcctcattttttgcatgaagCTTTTTTTTGATATCTGCCAGCTCTTCACTAAGAACTTTGGTCTCAGCCTCTACCTGGGACTTCACAGCCTCTGTCTGCTGCATCTTGGTTTCTTCTAATAAGAGCTTCACCTCCTCTGTCTCTGATTCTTTGAGGGCTAGCTCCACCTCTAGTCTGCATCGGAGTTCTGCAAGCTGAGTAATCCGAGCTTCTAAGTCCTTGACTTGGTTGTCCTTCTCTCTAATAGCAGTAGCATGGTGATCAGCTGCCTCACTCATCTTTGCACTATTTTCAGCAGCAAGATGTTTCAGGGCCTCCTGGTTATCCTTGGTGAGGGACTCCAGTTCTGCCTTGTGTTCCTCCTTCATTCTGTCCTCCAACTCCTTCAAATGGCACTGTGCAACAGCTTCCAACTCCTGACGGATCTTCTGCTGACTACGTTCAATCTCAAAGTGCAGATTCTCCAGCTGGCTGGTCAAAGAGTCCCTTGAAGCTGACAGCATCTTGATCTCTTCAGTTTGATCACTGATAACCTGCTCCAGGTTTTTCATCCTGTCAGTCTGATTACTCTCCATTTCAACCCATCGTTCTTTCTCACTTTCATACTGAGTAAGTTCTTTCTCTTTGCGCTCCATTAGCCCCTCCAGCTCCAACATTGCACGCTGGACGTCTCTGACAATATTCTGGTTTACTTGGTTTTCCTCTGTTAGCGTCTGAACCTGCTTCTCAAGTTCTTGCCGACTGGTCAGAAGCTCACTTTGGTGCTGCTCCTTTAATTCCAGTTCACGGGTCTGGCAGATGTTGGCCACAATATTGTTCACCTCTGTGGTCATACTGCGCAGAACAAAGCCAAAGTCGTGTTGTTCTTTTAATACTAGGCCTCGCAAGTGGTAGAGGTCGTCCTTCACACTTCTTAAGTTGGAATGGGACTCCTCCGCAGCAAATCGATACTTCTCAATAACTTGTTTGAGAACAGTGATCCTTGAGTTCTCCCTCTCTAGTGTTGTGGTATCCTGCATTCGCTTGTTGTCAATAGCATTAATGACTGAGGAGTATAGTGACTCCACCATCATTTCAGGGCTTGTGGGGTCACTGATAGGGTTTGGAGAGGTCAAGTTCCCTTCAATCACAAACTCATTGACAGCAGACATGAAGTCAGATTCAGGACTCTCTGCTAGAGAATCTAGGTCAAGGGATCCTTGTTGCAGGACTGGATCCATATTCGGATGGCCAATAGTTTCAAAGTCAAATGTTTGTGCATCAATACTGTCTGGGGATAAGTCCTCTAGAGGAGCAGGGACAGGAACATGTAGAGGCTGGCAGCTGGGTCCCTGAAGGCTAAGAGAGGGAGGCGTTTTGGACGACATCGGCGTTGTGGTTCCAGGTATGCTTTCAGACTGTGGAGTGAACGCAGTTGATCTCTGGGCACTCTGACTACAAGATGCCTAGAAAGACAGAACACAGTAACAtgcaagaacaaacaaaaagctcATTCAACCTGGAGTTTAACCTAAAAATAACTGACAAAGCAAAATTATACTATATGTAATAACCACCGTGGGTTTGGGATGATCCAAAACTACTACTGCTAAGTTTGACAgtcaacagaaaaagaaaagtcaatTTGACAAAGTTACCCTTCAGCATATATTTTTCCCAGCCACAATTGGAAAGAATTATGATTAGTATAAATGAAAAGTGGAAATAATGATGCCATTACCCTTTGTTCACTTAGCAGGTCAGTTATCGTTTGAGACATCTCATCCACACTCTGTGCAGCTTGGACCAGCTGCTGAAGTGCCCCTACATGACGATGTAAGGGCTCAAAGTCACACATGGTGGGGAccctgtagaaaaaaatattgggAATACAATAAAAGAGTAATAAAAAGCAtgttgtgaatatttttgtaCAAGCAGACTACAGCATAGGTCTTCACCTTGCCATTTTTAAGAGATACTGGTTTCATTTAGGCCAGTTTTCACACCAAAAGATCAAATTCCAGTGTTTTAGAAAACTGCACTTAGGCTTTTAATACTGAATTCTTAAAGGCATTTGAAATACAACTGCTTAAATTGGCTAGTACGTTCATGTGACAGGCAAGTTCATATGTAAAACCATGTAAATGATTTGAGGACAATTACTTACATAAGGAAAGGCTGCACCTCTACAGGACAACAAGATTTCAAGTATTGAAGATCCTCAAGTGAGATGTCTGGGAGTTCATCATCAAATCTTCTGGGCTTTCGTGTCTATAAGCAATAATGAACGGAGAGAACATAGATCCCatgaaatacagtgaaaaaaaattgatacACATGGCAAAACAATCTTGGCCAAAAAGGTCACACAACTTACACAAAATGATGTTGGAGGCCATGAATCAAGTCCTCGAAACAACCGGTTTCGGAGGAAAGACTTTCCTGaatagacagaaaataaataaataaataggtcTAAACTCTGATCTAACTTGCAGCTGAAGTGCTTTTTCAAAGGCACATTTTATTCTGCTGCAATAACTCAAATGCCATCAGCTGGGTTTTTCGAAGAACACTTACTAAAGAGTTTCCCAAAGGATTCCCTTTTGAACTTCTCTGCCTCGTACAGTCGTTTCCCATCCTTCACAAGTGCATAGGCCCACTGAAAAGATGATCAAAATGAGTTACCGTACTTTCCGCActttgaaccctgcggcttatacaataatgtggctaatgtatagattttacGGGCGAGTTTCATGCCATCAATacatttagcctcgtcacatcagaccaatgaaattaccaaacaggtcacagtggaccaatgaaactgttcgaattaaatcaaacgcactcacactaaattcttcaaatcagtcattttgcgcttcatgcacacactctcatcatggaaaacacacgaagaaatgcatatgatgcagcttttaagttaaaggcaatcgATCTGCCTGTTGAAGAAGGAACAGGTACGTAAGCTTGACATCAATGAATCGATGGTGAGACGGAATTGGCAGCGTGAACTGACTCAATGCAttttactgccgtgttacaggcactgttcgggaaaaaagcatttatttaattaaaagttttttaaaaattctgtgtaAATGTCTCATGTTCCAATgtggacacctgcggcttatatatgtacaaaaaattttttctttttaaatttagcgggtgcggcttatattcaggtgcgctcaacagtccggaaattacggtgacttaaaatcacaccataaagTAATAATTGTGTTTCTCGCAAAATCTGCAGTGTTAATGTTGtctttaatgttatttaaattCCAAATAAAGAAGTCTTGACTTAAGAGTACATTGTTAAAGAcacttttgaaataaaatagaaaggGAACGCAAAGAAATGGAACGAGTTGCTTCCTGTTGCAACAACTAtaatcccccccccccaaaaaaaaaataaaataaaataagttgaaagaggaaaaatataAGCATTCAGTTATTAGCTTCCAACTTTTCCCACGTTCTGAGTGTATTTAGACACATCCGTATATAAAATAAGGACTGTAGGCATTATCAGTTGGGGCTAATATGTATGCAGCAGTTGTTGGCAACAACTCAAAGACCTGATAAAGTATTTTGTGCTATGCTAATGTAGTGGGAGCAGCCACCAATAACATAAATTTACACTTGTAGTCCTTCACGTACCTGTGCAATAGGATATTTCCCCCAAACATAAAAGCAACAGAAGTCAAAATAAATTAACCATAAAATGAATTCAAACCACGTACTTGTAGCTGAATATGCTCTCAGTGCTTAACACACCCTAAAGCTTCATATTAAAAGATGTTAAAGAGCTTCTGCATTGTATCACTATATCTGAATGCACGGTTAGTGTCCAGTAATGACTTTCAGCACTGACCTCTCTGTAGTGGCgcataaacatttttcttctgaCGACTTCGACAACTGCCAAGCAGTACATCTGGGGCACAGTACTGAGGGCCTCGACCACCCT is from Amphiprion ocellaris isolate individual 3 ecotype Okinawa chromosome 10, ASM2253959v1, whole genome shotgun sequence and encodes:
- the rb1cc1 gene encoding RB1-inducible coiled-coil protein 1, which codes for MKLYVFQVNNGSTLTFDTDLAVQTVLELKHAIQAKYKIAIQHQVLVVNGGECMAAERRVCSYSAGTETNPIFLFNKEMILCDRDPTIPKTTFSIESEIQVKVEESLLMPAVFHTVASRTQLALEMFEVANKLCSFCERLVHDEHLQHQGWAAIMANLDDCTLSYQKLLMKFNTAYTNYQHDLEEIKVKLSKLGTAVAVMARIPLLECLTRHSYRESMEKSSSTPEKDSDETEEEKSTDSVLCTGEAQMPSKLSASFSASGTATCEAAGDQETNEMTDSGGLRAALLDDDTPELANLSSFNVTLLDWINVQDRPNDVESVVRKCFDSINRLDPRIIQPFLADCRDTIAKLDNQNMKAIKGLEDRLYALDQMIASCKKLVNEQKELAQGFLANQKRAENLKDTSVLPDLCLSHTNQLMIMLNNHRKLLDIKKKCTTAKQELANNLQVRLKWCCYVMLHADQDGEKLQALLRLLTELIERVRVVEALSTVPQMYCLAVVEVVRRKMFMRHYREWAYALVKDGKRLYEAEKFKRESFGKLFRKSFLRNRLFRGLDSWPPTSFCTRKPRRFDDELPDISLEDLQYLKSCCPVEVQPFLMVPTMCDFEPLHRHVGALQQLVQAAQSVDEMSQTITDLLSEQRASCSQSAQRSTAFTPQSESIPGTTTPMSSKTPPSLSLQGPSCQPLHVPVPAPLEDLSPDSIDAQTFDFETIGHPNMDPVLQQGSLDLDSLAESPESDFMSAVNEFVIEGNLTSPNPISDPTSPEMMVESLYSSVINAIDNKRMQDTTTLERENSRITVLKQVIEKYRFAAEESHSNLRSVKDDLYHLRGLVLKEQHDFGFVLRSMTTEVNNIVANICQTRELELKEQHQSELLTSRQELEKQVQTLTEENQVNQNIVRDVQRAMLELEGLMERKEKELTQYESEKERWVEMESNQTDRMKNLEQVISDQTEEIKMLSASRDSLTSQLENLHFEIERSQQKIRQELEAVAQCHLKELEDRMKEEHKAELESLTKDNQEALKHLAAENSAKMSEAADHHATAIREKDNQVKDLEARITQLAELRCRLEVELALKESETEEVKLLLEETKMQQTEAVKSQVEAETKVLSEELADIKKKLHAKNEEYEVDLAELRTLMRIEKDHCISELVDRHDEETILLRSKLSSLQQQAQDAEKKHAEQQQKVKEELDQKVAAFSEEKEKQLRSFQELEQELRTVISSLQAENDLLSKKLEQDRQAAEKEEVAKAATPDAFKELEQQKEEMEKRLSDKIRQLENELHERQSSKSEEGLSLHAEGRTDAGAPLSLDSALQERLQQERASLQTQMELLEKKKNEEIQNLKTSLIAEQQTNFNTVLTREKLKKEQIINELTEKLRKVTQQQEKDKALIETLSEDRASVMQEKKHLEEELNRMRSTALVSSAFFASNPSAHEVTEAGATARALPVSEACSSEPLAESDRLASVAAIRDDEHVDSAVEASMVTVHDNMMSEEKQRIILLERTLHMKEEENKRLSQRLMSQSMSSVSSRHSDKIAIRDFQVGDLVLIILDERHDNYVLFTVGPTLYFLHSESLTALDLKPASGTSRRPWVLGKVMEKEYCQAKKAQNRFKVPLGTKFYRVKAVPWNRKV